GCCAATGGGGACGATCGCCATGACCTCTTCCTTTACCGCGTCAACGAAATGACCTGTCATCATCAGTTTGAGAGAGATCACCAGAAGGACAATGCCGCCTGCGATGGCAAAGGAGCCGATGGAAATTCCCATGGCGTCCAGGATGAGTTGCCCCAGGAACAGGAAAACCAGTCCCACAATGCCCGCCGTGGCGGTGGCAACGTTCAGCATCTTGCGCTTATCGGCGCGCGGCATATCGGAACTCAGCGAGAGAACCACGGGGATATTGCCGATGGCGTCGATAGCCACAAACAGCGGAACGAAGACCCTGACGAATTGTTCGGCCCAGCTATATTGATCCATGTGATTAAGTCTTCCTCTGTTTTTACTGACTCTGTGAAGTGCCTTATCGGCGCGTTCTGTTGTGATGCCGACTTATCTGACTACCATCTTCTTGATCAATTCTCTCTTGTGAGCAGCATTTTCCTCAGCAATCCTGCGTGAGAGAAGAAAAAGCCCCTTTCGAGGCGAGATTTATCACTGAAGTATACTTTTCCCGACACCTTGGCCGAGACTTCGTTGCGTTCTGTGACACCATCTTTTCCCAAAGTGGCAATAATTTTAGACTCTACCTTCATGGCAGATTCTAGATGTTTGTTTATTAGGTCCTGCAATTGAGACAGTTTTGTGATTCCTGAAACCTTCAATTCCTGAAGTAGATCGGCATATGGTTCAGAGTTTTCTTTGTTCTGTCTTGGAAGTCTATCATCCAACACTCGCGCCAGAAGATCAACATCCAAAATTGCTCTGGAGTCGGAAACATCCAATGTCCG
Above is a window of Dehalococcoidia bacterium DNA encoding:
- a CDS encoding MarC family protein — its product is MDQYSWAEQFVRVFVPLFVAIDAIGNIPVVLSLSSDMPRADKRKMLNVATATAGIVGLVFLFLGQLILDAMGISIGSFAIAGGIVLLVISLKLMMTGHFVDAVKEEVMAIVPIGTPLTVGPATITTLLLLANDYPLYLVLLGFALNILIVWISFLFSERIQAILGQGGIKAVSRVFSLLLAAIAVSMITRGLDLLGIITLAK